The genomic region TTTGTTTACTCCCAGTGAGAGGAAGGACAGGGATTTCAATGAAGCAATTTCAGGCTGTATTTGAAGCTCTAGATTATTATAGCTCACTCGAATTGCTTTCAAGAACTTGCACGAGTAGAGGCTTCTCGGTAAGACACCAAAGAAGTTATTCATCCTCAAGTCAAGTTTACTAAGTGTGCTGAGTTTGGAGAAATCGAACTTGGAGAAATTACCTCCCAAATTGTTAGATCCCATACGTAGTTCAACAAGTTTTGTGCAATTCATCAAGGATAGAGGCAATGAACCTTCCAGATAGTTGAAATCGAGGCGTATGTATTTCAACTTTGAGAGCTTCCCAAGATGGAGAGGGAGCACACCACTCAATTGGTTATAGGAGAGATCAAGGGTTGTGAGGTTGATGAGGTTGGCAATGCCTTCACTGATTGCTCCATTCAGTGAATTTAGAGGTAGTGAGATCTCTTCAAATTTGGTAGCATTATAGATATCTTCTGGAAGCGATCCTGCTAGGTAATTGTGACCAGCACGAAAAACCTGCAGTTTGGAACACTTTCCGAGTCCACGAGGAATACTACCATTGAAATCATTGTAGGAAAAATCAAGGTGTCGTAACGAGGAAGAAGGAAGACAAATAGAGGATGGGATAGGACCTGAAAAGGTGTTGTTACCGACATTGAAACTAGTCAAATTCCAAGCTTGTTGGAAAAGAGAAGATGGAATCACACCATGTAAGCGATTGCTGGAAAAATCCACCATCTGAATATGAGTGGATGGTAGAGAAGATGGTAACACCCCAAAGAGAAGGTTATAGCTCAAATCTATAACTTGGAGATAGTTCGAGGACAAGAAGAGTTGAGTTTGATCTAGAGAACCATACAGGGAATTGTGGGAGAGATTCAAGTGGGTGAGGTGTGTGAGATTTCCAAGAGATGACGATAGAAAATTACCTTGTTTGAATTCAAGTCTTTTGGATGGTAACTGTAAACGAGTGATCCTGCTATCCTGCAGGCTACATGTGACACCCTCCCAACTGCAACAATCGGCCGAAGTCCAGTTCAACTGAGGAGAAGAAAGAGTGCGAGCAAACGACAGCAGAGAGCTGCGTTCGCTTTGGTTGCAAGCATGAACGATTTCAAGTAAGGTATTTGAAGCTAACATCAAGAATAACAAGAAAAGTAATGCATTAGCCATTTAGTGATGAAGCTGCACTGGCAGGTTATGTATTTATATTGAACAGAATGATAAGCTTCCCCCGATTGTTAATGACCACATAAGTTCCCTGAAAGATCAGCAAGTCCGATCAACCCAGTCTGACCGGCATTAATCAATTACATCTACATGTACACAAATTATTGAAGATAATTTGATTTATTTATTTTTTTGAAGACATGTTGTGTGTACAATTGGTTATATCAGGTCGTTTTCCTCTTTGCTAATTAATTGAAGCTTTGAAACTGAATGCTTGTGTATAATTGATCTCATTATGAGGAACTGTGCGCGCCTTGGTGACCCATTTGGTTGCAACATGATAGTAAAATCGGTGCAATAAGAAGCATTCCAATCATCGAATCATGAAATAAGGACGAAGGAGGACTTCAAAAAAAATAAGGAACAGGGGGGAAAAAAAAAAACTTGACTTTGCTTCCAATTACAAAGGGTTATATGCATGATTAGCATGTTATGTGTATGAGGTCAATTGCCTATTAGCCTATGTATCTCATTTGAGAAAAAAAAAATTGCCTATATATTCGCATTAAAGATTGCAGCAAAAGAATCCAAGGAGATCCCTCTTCAGGAAGTAGTGCATGAGAAGAAAATTCCTCTTGAGAGTTGATAGGTAGAGAATGTGGTTACCACTTACCACGCACTTTAGCTAGTAGTGAAATTGCTTCATTCATGTAATTTCATCATCTTTGATAGTAGAAGAAAGAACCACTATTGTCTCAGAGGCGTAGACATATTTACCGAGTCTCGTTAAATCTTGTATCCTAATTGTGTATGTTGTTATTTATACGAATCACACGTAAACCACTAACGTCTAAAACTGATAAATATTTTTTTAGAGTAAACGGGGAGATTAAGGATGGCCTTTTATGAGATGCCCAAACAGTAAACGGCCTGCTAAGAAACCCAACACCAAACTCCAGCCCAATCCAAACCAAACAGAAGATTGGTCTCGTCTCGTCTCCTTCTTCTTCTGCTTCCTCTTCTGCCTCCTCTTCGACACCCTAATTACTGACCACCACACCAACCGGCCCAATCTGAAGATTGGTAGCGAAGGAAACAGTTGCTCAAATCTGTAAGTAAATCTCCGACCACACTCCAATTCGAATTCTAGTTGCTTGCTTCGCTGTGTTTATCAGATATTGACCTGCTGCTTATGTTATGTTTATATCAATCAAAATCATGCCTTCATCCTTAAGTCTATGGGTTGTTTGATCTGTTATAGTCAAAACGATCGAATTGAAACATGTATGATGTTTAGGGTGGTTGAAGAATGTCGAGCTCGGAGGTTGAAGAATGTTTAGAGCCAGAGGTGCATAAATTTCTTATTTAGCTGGGCGTCACAGCGGGACCCAATGGAGGTGGAATTGAACTATCTTGCATCAAAGGAAGAAGCATTGCTCTGATCAAACACATGTTCTTCAAGATAACTCGCCCCTTTCGTCTTTGGATTGACCCACCAAGTGCTCACATGATTCCCATCCACTTAAGGTTCTTCAACCAGTACCGAACCCGTGCCTCCATACATTCTCCAATCCACATTGGGAAACTAAAACTCTACGGTGAACGACGGTTCATGGTCCCTGTCTCAGATGCCATACCTGAAAGGAGGGATATGTATAAGGAGATTATTGAAGGGTATATTTCCACCATGGTTGTTGTTCCTGAAATTATACAACCAGGTATTATGCAAAGGATATACCAGGCGATTGAAAAGGCCGAGCCTGGTTGGCCTATTGATGTGGTCATAATGGCCGTGACTGTTGACATTTTGGGCAAGTCTGTCGTTCCAACAAGCAAATCAGTGTTTCACCATCTGGAAAATGTGAGACTTGATAGTTTGGAATCTGCTGTTAGACAGAAGCCGTGACGTTTTTGTGGCACGAGCCTTGATCACTTTTACGATGCAGGAGAATGGATTACTCGCTTGCCCTGCTCCCACCTTCTTCATGTAGGTTTCTTTGTCCAGTGTTTGGAGCTGAGTCCTGCGCATGATTGCCCCACCTGTGGTCACCCATCAGATATTGTGAAATGTCAGAAAGAGAAACTCTGTATTGTGAATGCGATAACAAAACCCTCAGAGCCACGGGCTTGGCCTATGTTGTTGCTCATGTCGTCAGCAGGCTCTATGTTAACTGGTGCGCTTATTGGCAGACTGTTGGTGAATAGAGCCTTAGGATAGGACTTTTCTCATTCCTGCAGAGTTGCCTTGATGCTCAAGGGATGTCTTGCCCCTTAATGGAATTATGATACATGTTATTGATTACAATGGTCAATCTAGCCATGAATTTTCTATATGTTTCCAATGATTGCTATCTTTTCTATATTCTTCCTGTTACTTGTCAGCTTAGCTGGTGATGGCGTCTTTTTATGTTTCATAAAGATTAAAGTTCTTAGATATCAAAAAAGATTAAAGTTCTTAGATATGAAAGGTCGTTCAGTTTAGGTGAATTATAGCTCTGTCTGGTTGATATGTTGTGCAGATAATGCTAGTTTAACTTAGGCAAATTATATGCTCAATGAGATATTATGTACTCAATAAAGAGATTATGTCACAAGCCATTCATGCTATAGACCGTTACAGAAATACCATAGCGTTACACAAATGTCTTGGACCAATGCTACATATTTGCATAAACAAGCTCGTAATTCTACACAACATATCAACCAGAGCTTCAGGTATCACTTCAAGTGAGAAAGACGACGCTTCATAAAATACATATACAGCACAGGCGGCAGCGCATGGCTTGTGAGTATCCTCATAGCAGTTATTACACCGCCAGAAGAAATGTTGAACAGCGAAGGCCAACACCGCCTGGTTGAGGTCCTTTTCACTTTCACTAGAGACATGGAGTGTCGACACAGGGGACACACCAGACACCTCTTCAGCCAGGGGACAATGCAATCTCGGTGATAAAGGTGCAAGCAGGGCAAGCGAATAATCTGCTCATCATCATCATTATCAATCTCTCCTCGAAAGGGATCAAGGTCCTCCGTACAAATAGCACAGGGTGTGTTTTCAGTACTGGCTTCCTCCAAACTATGAACCCTCACTTCCTCCAACCCCTTGATATACGATGTGAAACCTTTTGGGGCTACTTGACGAGTGAAACGCACTATCCTCACACTAATGGGAATTCCAGGGACGGCCCGGAGAATCACGCGGAATATTTCCTGAATAAAAGCTGCGTGGTTATCTTCAGGGACTCGCAAGGTCTTAAGATAACCAGTAATGATCCTTGCATAAGCTGCTCTCTGGAAATTAGAGACAGGGACTTGAAACCGTCTTTCGGTGACCCAACTCGATTCGCCGTAACTAATGTCGCTGGGGCCTAGTCGGAATTCGTCTCCGGGGAAAGTTACTGTTTGGTCGTAGAGTTTCAATGTGATGGGAACCATGTCGACGCCGGATGGGTCCACCCAACGGCGACAGGTGTGGATTAGCTTCAAGAGACGAAAACGGATGGGGGCAACCCTCGATCTGATCCAAAGTCTCTTACCGTGCCGAGCAACCCCAGAGAATTGGATTGCGCTGCAGCAATAGAATTGATCCTCCAAGTTGGGCATTGTCTGATGCATACAATACAAGCTTGATTGTTGATGGATCAATCGATTAACAACACATATAGAAATCGACGACGAAAACACAATTGGACATGATTTGAGTTGAGGGTGGGGAGAATTGTTGACTTACCTGTCCGATTGCTTGACCTCATTTCCCATCCAATCTAGGGTTTTCTCCTAGGAGAGGGAATTGGGGCGAAGAGAATGGGCTATTTTATATGCGCTGATCACGTGGTCGTCACGTGGTAGCCCTGTGGGGATCTTAGGCGCAATCGATGGTTTTCTAGGAAACAATAAACGGCCTGCTAAGAAACCAACACCAAACTCGAACCCATTCCAAACAATCCGAGAAAGAAAGAAAGAAACAACGGACCCAATCCCTCCTCATCTCCTCTTGTTCTTCTTCTTCGACATCCTGATCACCGCACCGACGGACCCAATCTGAAATTGGAAAAGCTCAGTACCTTGTGGCATCTTTGGCGAAGAAACTAGTTGCTGAAATTGGTAAGTAATCTCTACTTGCTTCGCTGTGTTTATCAATTATTGACCTGCATGCTTATGTTCTGTTTATATTGATCAAGATTATTATGCATCGAGTAGTTCAAGTCTATATGGGTTGTTTGATTTAAATTCTGTTATTGAAAATTAATCTTTCAGAGGAAGCATGTCCAGCACTAGTCAGAGCCAGAGCGAGAGGCGCTTGAGTGTCGTATATTACTGGGCGTCACAGTGGGACCCCGTTTCAGGTATTACACTACCTAACTTCGACAGAAGCAGGGCTCTGTTGAAATACATGTTCTTCAAGGTAACTCGTCCCTTCCGTCGTTGGATTGACCCACGAAGGGCTCACATGATTCCCATCCACCTAAAGCTCATCAAGCAGTCCCAAACCCGTTCCTCCATTCGTTCTCCGGTCGACATTGCTGAACCAAAGCTCTTCGGTGAACGACGGTTTATGGTCCCTATCTCAGAAGCCATAGCTGAATGGGATTTGTACAAGGAGGTCATTGCAGGGTATCTGTCCACCATGATTGCTGTTTCAGCAGATACCGAAAAATTTATCATGCAAATGATATACGAGGCAATTGAAAAGGCCGAGCCCGGTTGGCCTATAGACGTGGTCGTCATGTCCGTGACTGTTGACATTTTGGGCGTCGTTGTTCCAACAACTGAATTGTTCCACCGCCTGGACAATGTGAGACTTGATAGTTTGGAATCTAGTACTAGACAGAAGCCGTGTCGTATTTGCCGCAAGAGCCTTGATCATTTTCACGAGCTCGGAGAAGGGATTACTCGCTTGCCCTGCTCCCACATTTTTCATGTAGGTTGCTTTGTCCAGAGTTTGGAGCTGAGTCCTGTGCAAACCTGCCCCACCTGCGATCACCAACTCCATATTACGGGTGCACCAAGAGCCTCCTGGCCGTGGGATTGGCCTTTGTTTCTCATGGTCTCGGCAGGCTCTATGTTAACTGGTGCGCTTGTTGGCAGACTGTTAAGAAAAAAATAAATTAAGGAATTTTTTCATTCATGCCTTGTGGATGTCTTGCCCCTTGTTTTGGACTGATGGAATTGTGATATATATTATATTTATTGCAACGGTTAATCTAGCCATGAGTTCTTCTAATTGTGTCCAACGATTGCCTGTTCAGTGTTTTGCCTTTCATTAACAGACTTGTACCTACTTGTTTTGAATGTTGAGTACATTAGATGGGCCATTGAGTTACGATTTTAATTTCTTTTTAAATTTGAGATTTTGAGCAGCTCATTGGTTTCTTGCCTGTATTGCCTATTGTTTAGGGACTAGTATATTATTCTGTAGATTTTGAGTAGATAATGTTTGAATATGATGAAGGAAGTTGGTATTATCCTGTCTGAATATTTTTGTACTTTAGGTGATGTAATTTGGTATCTGTTAAATGAATTACTGACGTATAATGGCATTGTGTTTTGTTGTAATCAGTGGCTTTTGGTTTTGGATTCTTTTCAGAGTAATTTGGCACAGGGTTGTGTTGAATTTTGATCCTTTTTAATTTGGCACACTAAACATTGGTAGAAGAATGCTTAGTAGTATCCATCTAGGTTATAGGTTTTACATGCTGTTTTGCAAGTATCAAGCTGCATTAGTTCCTCTTCTCTGTTAGGAATCATTGTTGGGTTTACTGCACATGTTTTTTTTATCTAATATGGTTGTCTTATAGTATGAGAATTGTTTACCCAGTAGGTTTAGGTACCTACTTATGAATGGTGTTCTAATAAGGAAAGGATATCCTTCTGGATGATGGTTTTTACTGTAATCCTTGTTGATTACAGGGAAGGAAGAGGCATTATTGTTTGCCACCAAATAGGAATACGTAATACGGGGTTCGGCTCTTAGTTTTGTATTGCAAAGACAAAGAGCAAAGTGTATTCCATTATAGGTTAGAGGGTGAGAGAGGGCAGAAAGGAGAGAGATTGGAAGAGAAAAGAGTCCTTGATTTCTTATTCTTTCTAGTGTGTACCCATCATTAATAAGGTGGAAGAGTGTTTTCTGCTTGTGAATGTAGGTAAAAGTTTTGCTCTTGACCAAAAAAAAGAATTACCTTAGTTCTGTGTTCTTTTCTCTATGGTTGTTTCTCGTGGTTTCCTGTGCTTGTTTGGGGTTCTTTGACACACATTTTGACTGAATACACGACAGTTGGGGGTCATTTGTTGCTTTGATATTATTATGAAAAAGTGAAAAACTAAGTATTGAATTTTTGCTTTGATATTATTATGAAAAACAAAGTGTTGAATAGTTTCACTGTCCCTTCTCTAATGTATAAGAAAGGTGAATCTTGATCAAGCTCGCTTCAATAATCTGCAAAGAAACGTAGCAGTGTAAAAATATATGAGAAGCCTAGGCCGCGGGGCTGAGGATCTTGATGATGATTTGGTCTTAGTGGCTTGCACTAAAGGCATGGAGTATCGACACGAAGGGGGCACACCTGACGCCTCGATCTGCTGCCGGGAGACGATGCATTCTCAGAGATAAAGGGCATGCTCATCATTATCAGACCCTTAAGGGAGTGATCAAGGTCCTCCGTGCAAATAGCCCATGGTATGTGTCTAGCTTCCTCCAAGCTATCAACCCTCAGAATGTCCAATTCCTCGGCACACTAATGAGAAATCCAGGGCCGGTCAGGTGAATCATCCCGAATATTTTTTTCCAGGGACTCGCATGCTCTTAAAATATGCAGCAATGATCTTCCTATAAGCCGCCCTTTGGGAGAGACCGGGACATGAAAAAGTTGTCTCTTTTAGTTACCCGGCCAATTCCATATGACAAAGCCACCATTGCCGGGGAAAGGCGGTGGAGAGTTCTGGAGTGCTGAGGGCCTCGGGTAGCCAAGGATAGATGGAGGTTCTTTGAGGCATTCAGTTTCTTCATCTGCTAGAAGCTTTTCTGAACCGAAAATTATACAGCGCACCCGTCCATCTCCGCCGTCCATTTTGAAAAAGTCAAAAGTCCGCGTCAAATGGACAGCGGAGATGGACGGGTGCGCTGAATACGCTCTCTTTCTGAATTGGGACATTGTTGGGGAGTTTTCATAGTGGCTCGGATGTGTTGATACAAATATAGAGTGGTGTGTCATATTTGGTACTTCATCGAAGATGTAGCTATATAAAATTATAAATTGGCACAGCTTCTCAATCACTCTTTATGCTTCAGCTCTATAGTTTGTATTGATTATT from Fragaria vesca subsp. vesca linkage group LG3, FraVesHawaii_1.0, whole genome shotgun sequence harbors:
- the LOC101301853 gene encoding uncharacterized protein LOC101301853 is translated as MFFKITRPFRLWIDPPSAHMIPIHLRFFNQYRTRASIHSPIHIGKLKLYGERRFMVPVSDAIPERRDMYKEIIEGYISTMVVVPEIIQPGIMQRIYQAIEKAEPGWPIDVVIMAVTVDILGKSVVPTSKSVFHHLENVRLDSLESAVRQKP
- the LOC101302145 gene encoding uncharacterized protein LOC101302145 yields the protein MPNLEDQFYCCSAIQFSGVARHGKRLWIRSRVAPIRFRLLKLIHTCRRWVDPSGVDMVPITLKLYDQTVTFPGDEFRLGPSDISYGESSWVTERRFQVPVSNFQRAAYARIITGYLKTLRVPEDNHAAFIQEIFRVILRAVPGIPISVRIVRFTRQVAPKGFTSYIKGLEEVRVHSLEEASTENTPCAICTEDLDPFRGEIDNDDDEQIIRLPCLHLYHRDCIVPWLKRCLVCPLCRHSMSLVKVKRTSTRRCWPSLFNISSGGVITAMRILTSHALPPVLYMYFMKRRLSHLK
- the LOC101313201 gene encoding uncharacterized protein LOC101313201, encoding MSSTSQSQSERRLSVVYYWASQWDPVSGITLPNFDRSRALLKYMFFKVTRPFRRWIDPRRAHMIPIHLKLIKQSQTRSSIRSPVDIAEPKLFGERRFMVPISEAIAEWDLYKEVIAGYLSTMIAVSADTEKFIMQMIYEAIEKAEPGWPIDVVVMSVTVDILGVVVPTTELFHRLDNVRLDSLESSTRQKPCRICRKSLDHFHELGEGITRLPCSHIFHVGCFVQSLELSPVQTCPTCDHQLHITGAPRASWPWDWPLFLMVSAGSMLTGALVGRLLRKK